One genomic segment of Bacteroides caccae includes these proteins:
- a CDS encoding DUF4929 family protein, which yields MKYKYYSLFIFLICLSWIVIACSNNIDYTYKGRNYIQMSTSDDPALSESDERAITVDVLLATSVENDAVINFELLDNADDILRLENGAVQIKAGEKTARFKVLSNRQSLLNNQRMITLKVKDYTDERMQPWNELKLTVRPNPTLPDLTEQQIEFVHGYMEKYRLNLNRFMGEVSCRVEVTFPADEVGVFSDTETRSFEGKSMITLSENATADRPILKMIDNPMGITSFLWEIYRKETVENEFWIFEGSKYVSMMEAIGYDMSKEVFSVVLDNLELLPDEGTFSFVGPTLNLWDEEIESLPFEYSFTAWERWKKMADEGGTILVQEGDNMVEASVSDLIEEGITLNPVCLVYSSIDEDNWENEPSDWIEPKGMFNEKTFSFQFPWDHVNSLGYTQIRVTYTLNE from the coding sequence ATGAAATACAAATATTATTCTTTATTCATATTTTTGATTTGTCTGTCCTGGATTGTTATAGCTTGTAGTAACAACATTGATTATACTTATAAGGGACGCAATTATATACAAATGAGTACTTCCGATGATCCTGCACTTTCGGAAAGTGATGAACGTGCAATTACTGTTGATGTACTTCTGGCTACTTCCGTAGAAAATGATGCTGTAATTAATTTCGAATTGTTGGATAATGCAGATGATATTTTGCGCTTGGAAAATGGGGCAGTACAAATAAAGGCGGGAGAGAAGACGGCGCGTTTCAAGGTACTTTCCAATCGTCAGAGTTTGCTGAATAACCAAAGGATGATAACTTTAAAGGTAAAGGATTATACAGACGAACGTATGCAACCATGGAATGAATTGAAACTGACTGTAAGGCCAAATCCAACCTTGCCGGACTTGACCGAACAACAGATTGAGTTTGTTCATGGCTATATGGAGAAGTACAGGCTTAATCTTAATCGCTTTATGGGTGAAGTAAGCTGTCGCGTAGAGGTGACTTTCCCAGCAGATGAGGTTGGAGTATTTAGTGATACGGAGACTCGCTCCTTTGAAGGAAAGAGTATGATAACATTGAGTGAGAATGCTACTGCAGATCGTCCGATACTTAAGATGATTGATAATCCAATGGGAATAACTTCATTTTTGTGGGAAATATACAGAAAAGAAACGGTGGAGAATGAATTTTGGATTTTTGAAGGAAGTAAATATGTCTCTATGATGGAGGCGATTGGCTATGACATGAGTAAGGAAGTATTTAGTGTAGTTCTTGATAATTTGGAATTATTGCCGGATGAAGGTACTTTTTCATTCGTAGGCCCGACTTTAAATCTTTGGGATGAAGAAATAGAATCATTGCCTTTTGAATATTCTTTTACCGCTTGGGAGCGTTGGAAGAAAATGGCTGACGAAGGTGGTACGATTTTAGTTCAGGAGGGAGATAATATGGTGGAAGCGAGTGTTAGTGATTTGATAGAGGAAGGAATAACTTTAAATCCAGTTTGTTTAGTGTATTCGTCTATTGATGAAGACAATTGGGAGAATGAACCTTCAGACTGGATTGAACCGAAAGGAATGTTTAATGAGAAAACCTTTAGTTTTCAATTCCCTTGGGATCATGTTAATTCGTTAGGGTATACTCAGATTCGCGTGACTTATACATTAAATGAATAA
- a CDS encoding M16 family metallopeptidase produces the protein MFKQTKFKVFLFLAVLLGGLPVNMLAQQKASHLEKKVNLPPNTVEGTLANGLHYLILPNEAPIHTTEFRLVMRIGSVQESEEQKGAAHFLEHMSFAGSKHFPGRGMVDYLETLGMKFGRDINAVTGYDRTIFMLTVPMDKTDHKVSSKTLLILKDWLSGITFEEERTKKERGVILEELRGYDLGDDFYALKIGKNHFTERMPLGSSEDIRSIDRKTLIEFYKKWYSPQMATVVVVGNVDPESIEKQIKEMFSSIPRKEVKGYRTYPLTYDPGVELYEIGDDLERSSELELMIPHPCVIGNTIGSIYQKELGSLLIRAISNRLKYQNIRCNVSDAWFLSDKNHFVFAFSGVDKANLLQQVSELSNEMESIQKNGFKQEEVEDAINEHLRRLKVDNSTQLSSKWCDDFVDYVISDDRYIQSDSEMKQLADKIRATDSATLQQLLREWLSYKDQTLLVAYRNNAGKQNSLKKEEVVQAWDEGIKNPLKDFTYVRKDVKEERVVTPACLVESYPFKASDIVSEKKYADLNITEVILKNDLRILLRPTNDESQSIFVTAFGRGGTADLSDKDYPLYEGTGGYMEMGGVACIPYDTLSSFMQQEEISMNIAISNYWHDIMGMSPAAKARELFNLMYEKMCRPELCYEDFDEIRKDEMERFGKESVLEQMMKRASDRMLTNRLDSLMGNTVPRPALTKMDLERLDLDKIADYYCSLYSNPSQMTFVVTGKFDTDSIKELLTATFGRMPKVNTVSYPNKAFKLPKKTYIEEFPNDNDTQTIFDYVFCGNYQPSLKNSLTLKLMRDILQNRLLSVLREGENIVYSPYASLFYNGLPQQVFYFDLSASVDFVNTKKVEELIKQIINELRTSKVSEEELETLKKSFWVTKRKVLSDEASAEWRTNLVNLLKNGESVADFERYEQCLNSISTVDIQKAFKHFTNPDKFVLLYIGKHQKYE, from the coding sequence ATGTTTAAGCAGACAAAGTTTAAAGTTTTTCTATTCTTGGCAGTTCTATTAGGAGGACTTCCCGTGAATATGCTTGCACAACAGAAAGCTTCTCATTTGGAGAAAAAAGTAAATTTACCTCCTAATACAGTTGAAGGGACCTTGGCTAATGGGTTACATTATTTAATCCTTCCTAACGAGGCGCCGATTCACACAACAGAATTCCGGTTAGTGATGCGTATCGGTTCTGTTCAAGAGTCGGAAGAGCAAAAAGGAGCCGCCCATTTTCTGGAGCATATGTCGTTTGCCGGTAGTAAACATTTTCCTGGCAGGGGAATGGTAGACTATCTGGAAACTTTGGGCATGAAGTTTGGACGTGATATAAATGCGGTAACCGGATATGATCGTACGATCTTTATGTTGACAGTGCCTATGGATAAAACTGACCATAAAGTTAGTAGCAAAACTTTATTGATTTTGAAAGATTGGCTGAGCGGAATCACTTTCGAAGAAGAGCGGACGAAGAAGGAACGGGGCGTTATTTTGGAAGAATTGCGCGGATATGACTTGGGGGATGATTTTTATGCATTAAAAATCGGAAAGAACCATTTCACGGAGCGTATGCCGTTGGGAAGTTCCGAGGATATTCGTAGTATTGACCGTAAGACGTTGATTGAATTCTATAAAAAATGGTATTCTCCGCAGATGGCTACCGTAGTTGTGGTTGGTAATGTAGATCCGGAATCTATTGAAAAACAAATCAAGGAAATGTTTTCATCTATTCCTCGTAAAGAAGTCAAAGGCTATCGTACTTATCCATTGACTTATGACCCGGGAGTTGAGTTATATGAAATTGGGGATGATCTGGAGCGTAGTTCAGAGTTGGAGCTGATGATTCCTCATCCTTGTGTGATTGGTAATACAATCGGCAGTATTTATCAGAAGGAACTCGGATCTTTATTGATACGTGCTATCAGTAACCGGTTGAAATACCAGAATATCCGGTGCAATGTTTCTGATGCATGGTTTCTTTCTGATAAGAATCATTTTGTTTTTGCTTTTTCCGGGGTAGATAAGGCAAATCTCTTGCAACAAGTATCCGAACTGTCTAATGAAATGGAGTCTATTCAGAAAAACGGCTTTAAGCAGGAAGAAGTGGAGGATGCTATTAATGAGCATCTGAGGCGTTTGAAAGTAGATAACTCAACTCAATTATCTTCTAAATGGTGTGATGATTTTGTTGATTATGTGATATCCGACGACCGTTATATTCAGTCAGATAGTGAAATGAAACAGTTGGCGGACAAGATACGGGCGACTGATAGCGCTACTTTGCAACAACTTTTGCGTGAGTGGCTTTCATACAAAGATCAAACCTTATTGGTGGCTTATCGTAATAATGCAGGTAAACAAAATTCTCTTAAAAAAGAAGAAGTTGTTCAGGCATGGGATGAAGGTATTAAGAACCCGTTGAAAGATTTTACGTATGTACGTAAAGATGTGAAAGAAGAAAGAGTAGTGACACCTGCTTGCCTGGTTGAGAGTTATCCTTTTAAGGCCTCAGATATAGTTAGTGAGAAGAAATACGCAGACCTTAACATAACAGAAGTAATTCTGAAAAATGACTTACGTATTCTTCTCCGTCCGACAAATGATGAAAGTCAATCCATTTTTGTGACAGCTTTTGGAAGAGGAGGGACAGCAGATTTATCAGATAAAGATTATCCTTTATATGAAGGGACAGGAGGTTATATGGAAATGGGAGGGGTAGCTTGTATTCCTTATGATACTCTATCTTCTTTTATGCAACAGGAAGAAATATCTATGAATATTGCTATCAGTAATTATTGGCATGATATTATGGGAATGTCTCCTGCTGCCAAAGCACGAGAACTCTTTAATTTGATGTACGAGAAGATGTGTCGTCCGGAGCTTTGCTATGAGGATTTTGATGAGATTCGTAAAGATGAAATGGAGCGTTTCGGGAAGGAAAGTGTATTGGAACAAATGATGAAACGTGCTTCTGATCGTATGTTGACAAACCGCCTGGATTCTCTAATGGGAAATACGGTACCTCGTCCGGCTCTAACAAAAATGGATCTGGAAAGATTGGATCTGGATAAGATTGCAGATTATTATTGTTCATTATACAGCAATCCGTCGCAAATGACATTCGTAGTAACAGGAAAGTTTGATACGGATAGCATCAAAGAATTGTTAACTGCGACGTTCGGACGTATGCCGAAAGTAAATACAGTGTCTTATCCCAACAAAGCGTTTAAGCTCCCTAAGAAAACTTACATAGAAGAATTTCCGAATGATAATGATACGCAGACTATCTTTGATTATGTTTTCTGTGGAAATTATCAGCCTTCCTTGAAAAATAGCCTTACACTGAAATTGATGCGTGATATCTTGCAAAACCGCTTGTTAAGTGTTTTGCGTGAAGGAGAGAATATAGTCTATTCTCCATACGCTTCTTTATTTTATAATGGGCTGCCACAACAAGTCTTTTATTTTGATTTGTCGGCCTCTGTTGATTTCGTAAATACGAAGAAGGTGGAGGAGCTTATAAAGCAGATTATAAATGAGCTTCGTACAAGTAAAGTGAGCGAAGAGGAATTGGAAACTTTGAAAAAGTCTTTTTGGGTTACAAAACGAAAAGTGCTTTCGGATGAGGCTTCTGCCGAATGGCGTACTAATCTTGTGAATTTGCTGAAGAATGGTGAGTCTGTCGCTGATTTTGAGCGATATGAACAATGTCTCAATAGCATATCCACTGTGGATATTCAGAAAGCATTTAAGCATTTTACGAATCCCGATAAATTTGTATTGTTATATATTGGAAAACATCAAAAATATGAATAA
- a CDS encoding calcium-translocating P-type ATPase, PMCA-type: MSTNKDDYNHLGLTDSEVLQSREKNGINLLTPPKRPSLWKLYLEKFEDPVVRVLLVAAVFSLIISIIENEYAETIGIIAAILLATGIGFFFEYDANKKFDLLNAVNEETLVKVIRNGRVQEVPRKDIVVGDIVILETGEEIPADGELVEAISLQVNESNLTGEPVINKTIIEADFDEEATYASNLVMRGTTVVDGHGTMRVLHVGDATEIGKVARQSTEENLEPTPLNIQLTKLANLIGKIGFTVAGLAFLIFFVKDVLLYFDFGALNGWHEWLPVFERTLKYFMMAVTLIVVAVPEGLPMSVTLSLALNMRRMLSTNNLVRKMHACETMGAITVICTDKTGTLTQNLMQVHEPNFYGIKNGSNLSDDDISALIAEGISANSTAFLEETETGEKPKGVGNPTEVALLLWLNSQGRNYLKLRENARVLDQLTFSTERKFMATLVESPLIGKKILYIKGAPEIVLGKCKEVVLDGRRVDAVEYRSTVEAQLLNYQNMAMRTLGFAFKIVEENEPNDCVELVSANDLNFLGVVAISDPIRPDVPAAVAKCQSAGIGIKIVTGDTPGTATEIARQIGLWKPETDTDRNRITGVAFAELSDEEALDRVMDLKIMSRARPTDKQRLVQLLQQKGAVVAVTGDGTNDAPALNHAQVGLSMGTGTSVAKEASDITLLDDSFNSIGTAVMWGRSLYKNIQRFIVFQLTINFVALLIVLLGSVIGTELPLTVTQMLWVNLIMDTFAALALASIPPSETVMLEKPRRSTDFIISKAMRSNILGVGSIFLIVLLGMIYYFDHSAKGMDVHNLTIFFTFFVMLQFWNLFNARVFGTTDSAFKGLSKSYGMELIVLAILVGQFLIVQFGGAVFRTEPLDWQTWLLIIGVSSMVLWVGELVRLVQRIIHKRKRNEK, translated from the coding sequence ATGAGTACAAATAAAGATGATTACAATCATTTAGGCCTTACGGACAGTGAGGTCCTACAAAGCAGGGAAAAGAATGGTATAAACCTGTTAACACCCCCCAAGCGTCCTTCTTTATGGAAACTTTATCTTGAGAAATTTGAGGACCCGGTCGTACGCGTACTGCTAGTTGCAGCCGTCTTTTCGTTGATTATTTCCATTATCGAAAATGAGTACGCCGAAACGATCGGTATCATAGCCGCTATCTTGCTGGCTACGGGTATCGGTTTCTTTTTTGAATATGATGCCAACAAAAAATTCGACTTACTGAATGCCGTTAATGAGGAAACACTAGTTAAAGTGATTCGTAACGGCCGCGTACAGGAAGTTCCGCGCAAAGATATAGTTGTAGGCGACATCGTGATTTTGGAAACCGGAGAAGAAATCCCGGCTGACGGAGAATTGGTGGAAGCTATCTCTTTGCAAGTAAACGAATCCAACCTGACCGGAGAACCTGTTATCAATAAGACGATTATAGAAGCAGATTTTGACGAAGAAGCGACTTACGCCTCTAATTTGGTGATGCGTGGCACTACGGTAGTCGACGGTCATGGCACAATGCGCGTTCTGCACGTAGGAGATGCAACGGAAATAGGAAAAGTGGCCCGCCAAAGTACGGAAGAAAACCTTGAACCGACTCCACTAAATATACAGTTGACCAAATTAGCCAATCTAATCGGAAAAATTGGTTTTACTGTTGCCGGCCTGGCTTTCCTTATCTTCTTCGTAAAAGATGTATTGCTATATTTTGATTTCGGTGCATTAAACGGCTGGCACGAATGGCTTCCGGTATTTGAACGGACACTTAAATACTTTATGATGGCTGTTACGCTGATTGTTGTTGCTGTTCCCGAAGGATTACCGATGAGTGTAACTCTTAGTCTGGCCCTAAATATGCGCCGTATGCTTTCTACCAACAACCTGGTTCGGAAAATGCACGCTTGCGAGACAATGGGTGCTATCACTGTCATCTGTACGGATAAAACCGGTACGCTGACGCAAAATCTGATGCAAGTACACGAACCAAACTTCTATGGAATCAAAAACGGCAGTAACCTGTCCGATGATGATATCAGTGCATTGATTGCAGAGGGAATCAGCGCTAATTCGACCGCCTTCCTTGAGGAAACAGAAACCGGGGAAAAGCCGAAAGGAGTAGGAAATCCGACGGAAGTGGCCTTACTATTATGGCTCAATAGTCAGGGAAGAAATTACCTGAAACTCCGTGAGAACGCCCGTGTTCTCGACCAGCTCACCTTCTCTACGGAGCGCAAGTTCATGGCTACGCTTGTAGAATCACCATTAATCGGAAAGAAAATACTCTATATAAAAGGTGCTCCCGAAATTGTTCTGGGCAAATGTAAAGAAGTTGTCTTGGACGGAAGACGGGTGGATGCCGTGGAATACCGTTCAACAGTAGAAGCACAACTACTGAATTACCAGAATATGGCGATGCGCACACTGGGCTTCGCCTTCAAAATCGTAGAGGAGAATGAACCGAATGATTGTGTGGAACTTGTTTCGGCAAACGACTTGAACTTCTTGGGAGTGGTTGCTATCTCTGACCCGATTCGTCCGGATGTTCCTGCCGCCGTAGCCAAATGTCAGTCGGCAGGTATCGGTATCAAGATTGTGACCGGCGACACTCCGGGGACTGCAACCGAGATTGCTCGTCAGATAGGTCTTTGGAAGCCGGAAACCGACACCGACCGGAATCGTATCACTGGTGTTGCTTTTGCTGAATTGAGTGACGAAGAAGCACTTGACAGGGTAATGGATTTGAAAATTATGTCGCGTGCCCGTCCTACAGACAAACAACGCCTTGTGCAGTTGCTCCAGCAAAAAGGAGCGGTAGTAGCCGTAACCGGAGACGGAACAAATGATGCGCCTGCTCTGAACCATGCACAAGTCGGCTTATCAATGGGTACAGGAACTTCTGTAGCCAAAGAGGCCAGTGATATTACATTGCTTGATGATTCGTTCAACAGTATCGGAACCGCCGTCATGTGGGGACGTTCGCTTTATAAGAATATCCAGCGTTTCATCGTTTTCCAGTTAACGATCAACTTCGTTGCATTACTTATCGTTCTATTGGGTTCCGTTATCGGCACGGAACTTCCGTTGACTGTGACGCAGATGTTGTGGGTAAACTTGATTATGGATACTTTCGCAGCGCTGGCCCTGGCTTCTATTCCGCCCAGCGAAACTGTTATGCTCGAAAAGCCTCGTCGCAGTACTGATTTCATTATCAGCAAAGCAATGAGGTCTAACATATTAGGGGTAGGTTCTATCTTCCTCATCGTACTGCTCGGAATGATTTATTATTTCGACCACAGTGCAAAAGGTATGGATGTACACAACCTCACTATTTTCTTCACCTTCTTTGTCATGTTACAATTCTGGAACCTGTTTAATGCACGTGTGTTCGGCACTACCGACTCGGCATTCAAAGGACTTTCCAAATCGTATGGCATGGAATTAATTGTGCTTGCCATTCTTGTCGGACAATTCCTTATTGTACAGTTCGGTGGTGCTGTATTCCGCACGGAACCACTCGACTGGCAGACATGGCTTCTAATTATAGGCGTTTCGTCCATGGTGTTATGGGTTGGAGAACTTGTTCGCCTTGTTCAGCGTATTATTCACAAAAGAAAAAGAAATGAAAAGTAA
- a CDS encoding CPBP family intramembrane glutamic endopeptidase, whose protein sequence is MKTAIKLVLIDLVIAQIVAPVLIMIPCTIYLLVTTGNLDKAVLTQTIIIPAQLAGQIMMGIYLWKAGYISTKKETWSLVSAPYLLGSAVAILTSGFVVSSLMSLLDWIPNIMEQSFDILQSGWGGILAIAIVGPVLEELLFRGAITKALLQQYNPTKAILISALLFGVFHINPAQILPAFLIGILLAWTYYKTGSLIPCIFMHILNNSLSVYLSIKYPEAENMDDLISGTPYLIILIGAIVILAGVIPYMQRMTSNK, encoded by the coding sequence ATGAAGACGGCTATCAAACTTGTATTAATAGACCTTGTCATTGCGCAAATTGTTGCCCCTGTCCTGATTATGATTCCTTGTACTATCTATTTGTTAGTAACCACAGGAAATTTGGATAAGGCTGTTCTGACGCAAACAATTATAATTCCGGCGCAATTGGCCGGTCAGATAATGATGGGTATCTATCTGTGGAAGGCCGGCTACATCAGCACAAAGAAAGAGACCTGGTCACTTGTGTCCGCTCCTTATCTTTTAGGTAGTGCAGTGGCAATCCTTACCAGTGGATTTGTTGTTTCTTCATTAATGAGTTTGCTGGATTGGATACCTAATATCATGGAGCAATCTTTCGATATCCTCCAATCCGGCTGGGGAGGGATTCTTGCAATAGCAATCGTAGGCCCTGTACTTGAAGAATTATTGTTCCGGGGAGCAATCACCAAAGCTTTGCTCCAACAATATAATCCGACCAAAGCAATTCTTATTTCGGCACTTCTATTCGGTGTCTTTCATATAAATCCCGCACAGATACTTCCGGCATTTCTGATCGGTATCCTGTTGGCATGGACTTATTATAAAACGGGTAGTCTGATACCTTGTATATTCATGCATATATTAAATAACTCCTTATCAGTATATCTCAGTATCAAATATCCCGAAGCGGAGAATATGGATGACCTGATTAGCGGTACACCGTATCTTATTATTCTTATCGGTGCAATTGTCATACTGGCAGGAGTCATTCCATATATGCAACGCATGACCTCTAATAAGTAG
- a CDS encoding bifunctional riboflavin kinase/FAD synthetase has translation MQIIRDISAIKPEPCVATIGFFDGVHAGHRYLIQQVKEIAAAKGLRSALVTFPVHPRKVMNAAYRPELLTTPKEKISLLADIGVDYCLMLDFTPDISQLTAREFMNRLLKERYQVKCLVIGYDHRFGHNRSEGFEDYVCYGKEIGIEVIRAQAYTSDIEIGTTRNIPVSSSLIRKLLHEGEVEIAARCLKYEYFLDGTVVGGYQVGRKIGFPTANLSVDDPDKLIPADGVYAVWVTFDGKTYMGMLNIGVRPTIDNGPNRTIEVNILHFHSNIYDKFIRLTFVKRTRPELKFSSIDELIVQLHKDAEETEAILLASKARSNQQEELRK, from the coding sequence ATGCAGATTATACGTGACATATCGGCTATAAAACCAGAACCCTGTGTAGCTACCATAGGCTTCTTTGACGGAGTGCATGCAGGACATCGCTATCTGATTCAACAAGTGAAAGAGATAGCCGCAGCCAAAGGTCTACGTTCTGCATTGGTCACTTTCCCTGTTCATCCCCGTAAGGTAATGAATGCAGCCTATCGGCCGGAACTCCTGACTACTCCGAAAGAGAAAATTAGTCTGCTTGCTGACATTGGTGTAGACTATTGCCTGATGCTCGATTTCACCCCGGACATTTCGCAGTTAACCGCCCGCGAATTTATGAACCGACTGCTAAAAGAGCGTTATCAGGTGAAATGTCTGGTTATCGGTTATGACCACCGTTTCGGACATAATCGCAGCGAAGGATTCGAGGACTATGTATGCTACGGGAAAGAAATTGGTATAGAGGTAATTCGTGCACAGGCATATACCAGTGACATAGAAATAGGAACTACCCGAAACATTCCGGTAAGTTCGTCTTTGATTCGTAAACTGTTACATGAAGGAGAAGTGGAAATCGCAGCCCGTTGCCTGAAATATGAATATTTTTTGGACGGGACTGTTGTAGGCGGTTACCAAGTAGGCAGAAAGATCGGCTTTCCGACTGCCAATTTAAGCGTAGATGATCCGGATAAACTTATTCCTGCCGATGGCGTATATGCCGTATGGGTAACGTTTGACGGGAAAACATACATGGGAATGCTAAATATAGGTGTCCGCCCGACGATTGACAATGGTCCGAATCGAACAATTGAAGTGAATATCCTTCACTTCCACTCGAATATATATGATAAATTCATCCGGCTTACTTTTGTAAAACGGACACGCCCCGAACTGAAGTTCTCCAGCATTGACGAGCTAATAGTCCAACTCCACAAAGATGCAGAAGAAACCGAAGCGATTCTTCTTGCCAGCAAAGCAAGAAGTAACCAACAGGAAGAACTAAGAAAATAA
- a CDS encoding HAD family hydrolase, whose translation MKSKGIKNLLIDLGGVLINLDRQRCIENFQKLGLRNVEELLDISNQDGILMQQEKGLITPAEFRNGVREMIGKVVSDKQIDAAWNSFLVDIPTHKLDLLLKLREKYVVYLLSNTNEIHWKWTCKNLFPYRTFKVEDYFEKTYLSFEMKMAKPEPEIFKAILDDAGIEPEETLFIDDSEINCKAAQNLGISTYTAKAGEDWSHLFNSK comes from the coding sequence ATGAAAAGTAAAGGAATTAAAAACCTTCTTATTGATTTAGGCGGTGTACTTATCAATCTCGACCGTCAACGTTGTATCGAGAACTTCCAGAAATTAGGGCTCCGTAACGTGGAGGAACTATTGGACATCTCAAATCAGGACGGAATCCTGATGCAGCAGGAGAAAGGCTTGATTACTCCCGCAGAATTTCGTAATGGCGTTCGCGAAATGATAGGTAAAGTAGTTAGTGACAAACAAATTGATGCCGCCTGGAATAGTTTTCTGGTAGATATACCAACACACAAACTTGATTTATTGCTGAAGTTACGCGAAAAATATGTAGTCTATTTGTTGAGTAATACAAACGAGATTCATTGGAAATGGACTTGTAAGAATCTATTCCCCTACCGTACTTTCAAAGTAGAGGACTATTTTGAAAAAACATATCTCTCTTTTGAAATGAAAATGGCCAAACCCGAACCGGAAATTTTTAAAGCAATATTGGATGATGCCGGCATCGAACCGGAGGAGACTCTTTTTATTGATGATTCCGAAATCAACTGCAAAGCGGCACAGAACTTAGGAATCTCTACTTATACGGCAAAAGCCGGCGAAGACTGGAGTCATCTTTTCAACAGTAAATAA
- a CDS encoding ChaN family lipoprotein, translating into MNNLFFSRFCGLLLLCSIGVAAFAQKGYKRAYTLFNAEGKEIGYDELIEALAQPDVVFIGEIHNCCITHWLEYEITRSLYAIHKEKLMLGAEMLEADNQLILDEYMSRAISYDRFEAEARLWDNYSTDYAPFVFFAKENKIPFIATNVPRRYANVVKDNGLQYLDSLSNEAKRYLPPLPIQFTYKEEEGGAFALMQMMGKSKGNQEYLAQAQAIKDATMGWFIAHNIKDKFLHFNGNYHSDFKGGIIPYLLQYRPGTTIKTVCSVRQESIDQLDEENKGRADFYICVPEDMTSTY; encoded by the coding sequence ATGAATAATTTATTTTTCTCAAGATTTTGTGGGTTATTGCTTTTGTGTTCTATAGGAGTAGCGGCCTTTGCTCAGAAAGGATACAAGAGAGCATATACATTGTTTAATGCCGAAGGCAAGGAGATAGGCTATGATGAGCTTATTGAAGCGTTGGCACAACCGGATGTCGTGTTTATAGGCGAGATTCATAATTGTTGTATTACTCATTGGCTGGAATATGAAATAACCCGTTCGCTATATGCTATTCATAAGGAAAAACTGATGTTGGGAGCTGAAATGCTTGAGGCGGATAATCAGCTGATTTTGGATGAATACATGAGTCGCGCGATTTCTTATGACAGATTTGAGGCAGAAGCCCGGTTGTGGGATAATTATAGTACGGATTATGCTCCATTTGTCTTTTTCGCAAAAGAGAATAAAATTCCATTTATTGCAACTAACGTACCACGACGCTATGCTAATGTTGTAAAAGATAATGGCTTACAGTATTTGGATTCATTATCTAATGAAGCAAAGCGATACTTGCCGCCTCTTCCTATTCAGTTTACCTACAAGGAAGAAGAAGGTGGTGCTTTTGCATTAATGCAGATGATGGGTAAGAGTAAAGGCAATCAGGAATATTTGGCACAGGCGCAAGCTATCAAAGATGCAACAATGGGCTGGTTTATAGCTCATAATATAAAGGATAAATTCCTGCATTTTAACGGGAACTACCATTCTGATTTTAAAGGAGGAATAATTCCTTATCTGCTTCAATATCGTCCGGGGACAACGATTAAAACTGTCTGTTCAGTCCGTCAGGAAAGTATAGACCAATTAGATGAAGAAAATAAAGGAAGAGCAGACTTTTATATTTGTGTTCCTGAAGATATGACCTCTACTTATTAG